DNA sequence from the Malus domestica chromosome 11, GDT2T_hap1 genome:
TCCTCCACTCAAAAAAATAGCAAAGCTTCCGTAATCATTTGAGAATTgagtgggaaattttatttcatttattttttatttttagaaaaaagagggaaataaattaaatgatttttaaaaGGATTAACTGgagttttcttttttgttacaATTGAGAGTTTTGAACTCGAATTTAGCCTATATGTACATTTATTCTCGCGATTGGGTAATCCAGGTAAATTTAacgtattaaaaaataattaaaaaagaatacaaaaaagagaaaacgagagtgaaaaatcattaaaataaacCGTTCAGAATTTTCTTATAAAATgtagaatataaaatattttgttTTGGGTAAGACACAGGAacctctaaaaaaaaattaattgaattaattaatttcttaattttctttgatttggaCTGGGGCTTTTATGGATCCTTATGAAAAAGCCATCTCTCTCTGTTGTCTTATTTGCCTCATTTTCCTTCTATAAATGTCACATTCCACCCTGCTTTAACTCCTAATTCTCTGATTTTCCTCTTCCCTTCCTCCTCCCTTCTTCCATTTTTCTCACCAGAGAGGTTGAAACTCCTCCAATGGAGGAACTGGATTCTCTGTGGACTACTTGCCCTGAGGTGGGTccctcctcattcttcttctgagTGCCATTTTTTGTTGGGTTCTTTTTTTGCTGCTGCAGTTTCATCAAAGTTTGCTGCTTTTTCTGCTTCAATTGTGTGTGTTTTATGGTGGTTTTTCTACTTCCTGCTGTATTATTCTCACATTCAATTGCAAATGCTTCCCTTCATTGCCTCTTTCGATTCGTATTTCGGTTCTTTTATGTGAATTTAATTGTTAGTGATGGATCTTCCATATCTGAGAGGACTTCAACCATTAAAGTCTTCAGTTTTTCCGAATTTTTGGTCTCTATGAAACATTAGTCTGTACTTGGCATGCAAGTCCCGCAGTCTCATTAGAAGTCATCGTTCTTGTGAAtgcaaattttgtttctttgtttttctccaCAACACGACGTTTCTATTAGGAAATATTCTAATCTTCATGCACAGAATTCAAACAAAAGGCGGCCACGTTGTCCTGTCCAACTGACCTAACTTGCGTCGTGTTCAATAAGTTCATATGTCAATTAATTGgctttaatttttctttatacAAACTATGGTAAATGTGTACCTCTTCTATTAATATATGTTATGAACACAATATGCAGAATTTGAGAACCAATGTGTTTGTAGTATTGATGGACCCAGTTCTCTGATTTCGGTTACAGGGGTAGATTTTAATGGAGTTTCTTTATATattaaccctttttttttcacacccccttttctcttttcttcaaaAAGATAAGCAGGATTTGTTGACCAGGACGTGGGATTTTCATGGGCTCTTTTTGGGATTTCACTGTCTCCTAACCTTTGAAATAGTTGCTTTCCGTTTTCCACCATGAttttgttttgaatcttttgatcCTCCTTTCGTTACCTGTTGAGAATTGGTGGGTTTGGTGTTCATGCTTGAGTTTGAAACTGTGACCCTTGatgtttgttttggtttgtttggtCTCGAAAATGTTTTAGAGTGTGATAGTCGCACAGTCAGATGTTACTAATTCACGTGTTATGATATGAGTTTATGTATTCTTTCGGATTCTACTATGTTTAGaattgttatgttttttttctaggttcaattttattattttgatggaATTGAAACTCATTTCTTGAATCCTGTTTTGAATTGACAGAGCGCTGATGAGTTGAAGGAGAAGCTTCTGTACACAACCCTTGAGCTAGAATCAGTAAAAACACGCGCAACGGATGAAATCCGAAAAAGCGAGGAGAATGTGAAGAAACTAGTCAATCTTCTAAACGTTGcatccaaagaaagagatgatGCTGTAGATCAGCTACGAAAGCTGGTAAACAAGATCATGCCTTCAGGTCCAATGGAACTCCCCCTCAACATGTTTCCTCATGAAAGTACACTTTTGCTTCCCACCAAGGCAAACTCAAGCATAACTGAATCCAACAGCCTCTCTGAAACCTACAATCCCCAAAAATCGCACGTCTCTTCCTCTGTGGACTCCTTATTCGATGCCGTTTCTTCACCCGAGTTTTCGAACATAAACATGGCTGAATCCGGCTGCATTCCTTTTGTGAAGCAGCAGCCTCGGGTGCAAGAATATAATGGTACTGCATCTGCTGGTGTAGTCTCAGGGATGATCAAACCCGACCCGGCTTCTGAAGTGATTGACAACTTTGTGAAAGGAAAGATTTTGCCTAAACAGGGAAAGCTCTTGCAGACTGTGATGGAAGCCGGTCCACTGCTCGAGACTCTTCTTGTTGCTGGGCCAATGCCTCGTTGGCGAAACCCCCCGCCTTTGCAGCCCTTCAAAATCCCACCTTTTTCAATCAAAGGCTGTGAAGCTGCTGCAAGCTTTAACCAGAAACCAGTGGGAAATACTAGTTATGTTGTCCATAAGCCAATCAACTCGGCATCATATCCTGAGATGTCTCGCGGCTTTTCGCAGACATGTTCGGCTTCCATGTTGAACTTCAACAATGGTGGTGCTTCCATCTCACGCCTGAACAATGCAAGGATGTTGGCTTCAAATTCCGGCATTGACCACCAATTTTCGATTGGCAAGCGGCAGAGGCTTCAATGATAGTATGGTGAACTTTTGCTTCttaatttttagtgtaaaaaattGAAGTTTGGGAGGTTTGaaggtgtagaaatgagatacttttgtttttgggttcaaCTTTAAATGACATGGCCATTTAACTTCAGTTTTACCCTTTTTGGCTTCTCTTTATGTACATCAAGATGCTTCTGTTTGCCAGTTCATTTGCATAGGGAAAAATAATAAGCAAAGACCGTATTGGTCCAACACTACATGCACCAAATCAAATACTAAAATTTTGGATCCCAACTTATGCGACGGTGTTTCATTTGTCCCTTAACGGTATAATCACGTCAAGCTTTATGTAGCATATAGTAATTACCATCTTTCTTTATTGGGAGCCACTCGATTTAGATTGTTTGCATCTTTAAATTTAGATGTTTGCTCTTACACTGCATGAGATTAGTGGAAGCTTGGGTAGGGCTAAACATTCAGAATCTCATGCTTTTGTGAGAGTTGCTCTACAGACGGCCCTACACAAGTTTTTCTCGTAATGCTCGTCACCAACTAATGGTGGAAACCAAATCCTCCTGCAATTTGGAGGAATGGagtatgtttataccatatttagggcctcgtatttagatctcg
Encoded proteins:
- the LOC103422836 gene encoding uncharacterized protein, which encodes MEELDSLWTTCPESADELKEKLLYTTLELESVKTRATDEIRKSEENVKKLVNLLNVASKERDDAVDQLRKLVNKIMPSGPMELPLNMFPHESTLLLPTKANSSITESNSLSETYNPQKSHVSSSVDSLFDAVSSPEFSNINMAESGCIPFVKQQPRVQEYNGTASAGVVSGMIKPDPASEVIDNFVKGKILPKQGKLLQTVMEAGPLLETLLVAGPMPRWRNPPPLQPFKIPPFSIKGCEAAASFNQKPVGNTSYVVHKPINSASYPEMSRGFSQTCSASMLNFNNGGASISRLNNARMLASNSGIDHQFSIGKRQRLQ